GATGGCGCAGTACCTGATCTCGGTGCTTCACGACGCGGCGGAGCTCGCCACCGACGCGGAGATGGCGGCGATCGACGTCTTCAACGAGGGACTGCGGGCGGACGGGCACTGGGTCTTCGCGGGCGGGCTGGCGTCGCCCGACTCGGCCACCGTCGTCGACGCGCGGGCCGGCGGGCCGATCTACACCGACGGGCCCTACCTGGAGTCCAAGGAGTTCGTCATCGGCTTCTGGATCGTCGAGGCACCGCACCTGGACGTGGCGCTGCGGCTCGCCGGGAACGGGTCGAGGGCCTGTAACCGGCGGGTCGAACTGCGGCCGTTCCTGGACGCGTGACCGGCGTCCAGGAGGCGCTCACCCGGGTTCACCGCGAGGAGTGGGCCCGGGTGGTCGCGACGCTGGCCAGGCGTTACGGCGACCTCGACCTGGCCGAGGAGATGGCCGCCGAGGCGTTCGCGGCAGCCGTCGAGCGCTGGCCCGCCGACGGTGTCCCGCCCGCTCCGGGCGCCTGGCTGACCACCACCGCCCACCGCAAGGCCATCGACCGGCTCCGGCGCGAGGCCCGGCGCGACGAGAAACACCGGGAGGCGCTGATGCTGTCCGGCACCCCGGAGCCGCTCGGCGTGATCGACGACGACCGGCTCCGCCTGGTCTTCACCTGCTGCCACCCGGCGCTCGCCATGGAAGCCCGGGTGGGGTTGACCCTGCGGATGGTCGGCGGCCTGACCGTGTCCGAGATCGCCCACGCGTTCCTGGTCCAGGAGACCGCCATGGGCCAGCGCATCACCCGCGCCAAGGCGAAGATCAAGGCAGCCCGGATCCCGTACGGGGTGCCGCTGCGTGACGATCTCCCGGCCCGGGTGACCGGGGTGCTCGCCGTGCTCTACCTGATCTTCAACGAGGGCTATCTGGCGTCCGGCCCGGGCGCCGGGGCGGTCCGCGCCGACCTGACCGCCGAGGCGATCCGGCTGACCCGGCTGGTGCACGCCCTGCTGCCGGCCGACGGCGAGGCCACCGGGCTGCTGGCGCTGATGCTGCTGACCGAGGCCCGCCGGCCCGCCCGGGTGTCGGCGAGCGGTGAGCTGGTCACGCTCGCCGAGCAGGACCGTGGCGCCTGGGACCGGGCGCTGATCGCCGAGGGGCACGCCCTGGTCCGGGCCCGGCTCGCCGCCGGGGAGGCACCGGGTCGCTACCAGATCCTGGCCGCGATCAACGCGGTGCACACCGACGCCCGGGATGTCCGGGACACCGACTGGTCACAGATCCTCGCCCTGTACGACCAGCTGGTCCGCGTCGATCCGTCGCCGATCGTGCGGCTCAACCGGGCCATCGCGGTCGCCGAGCTGGACGGGCCGGAGGTCGCGCTGGCGGAGATCGCCGGGCTGCCGCTGGCGGAGTATCACGCCTACCACGCGGTCCGCGCCGACCTGCTGCGCCGCACCGGCCGCAGCACGGAGTCGCGGGAGGCGTACGACCGGGCCATCGCGTTGAGCGGCAACACGGCCGAGACGGCACACCTCATCCGCCGGCGGGACCAGCTGGGCGCCCCGTGACGCATGACCGCCGGTCGGCTCGACGATCGACGTCCGCCGGGAGTCCGAGGCGATCGTCGTGGCGCAGCCGCCCGGCCCCGGACCTGCGCCTGCTCATCGATCGCGAGACGGAGATCCTGCTGCTGATCGCGCGCGGCCTCGCCAACCAGGAGGTCGTCGACACCCTCGCCATCTCCATCAAGACCGTGCGGACGCACATCGGCAACCTGCTGGCCAAACTGCTCGCCCGGGACCGGGCCCAGCTCGTCGCCGCCTGCGAGAGCGGCCTCGCCGGCCCACGCCACCGCTGACCCGAGCGACGGAGAGCCGTTCTCACCGGGGTGTAAAGGTTTCGGCTTGGCCGGACATCTGCTGGGTGTAGGCCAACGAGGAAGAGAGACACCATGCGTCCCGAGCAGAACTCATCGCCCCGCTCAGTCACGGTCAAGGGATCACGGACCCGCCGTCGCGTGTTCGCCGTCGCGGCCGGTTTCGTGTTGGCCGCCGGTGCCGGTGGTGTCGCGGTGGCCAACGGGCTGCCGTTCTCCGACAGCGACCCCAGCGGCGGCATGTGCGCGCGCACCCTGTCGGCCGAAGCCGACCTGTCCCAGCCGGTCGGCGAGTTCGACCCCGCCAACCCGGCCAAGGCATGCGCGGACAGCTGGCAGCAGATGTGGCCCGACACCCCGAAACCGGCCGGCTTCGTCGCCTGCCACCACCCCGGAGCCACCGCCGGCGGCTCGGTGATCTACCCCGCCGCTAAGGACGCCGACCCCGCCACCGCCTGCGCCTCGATCGGCAGCAAACCGATAACGGGAACAGCGGCGTAAGGACCTTGCGCGTGCGTGTTGCCCGCGGCCTCGGCGCCGTGGGCAACACATCAGCTTGCCGAGGGCCGGACCGCGAAAGGGAACACCTACCGATGAAGCAGATGTTCAGGTCCCGGGCGGGACACCACGACAGCGAACCCACCGGGGAGCAACGGCTCGAGAAGCTGTTCAGAGCCCACGCCGACGCCGTGCTGACCTTTCTCCGGCATCGGACCGACCACGAGACGGCTCAGGACGTGCTCACCGAGACGTTCCTGATCGCCTGGCGCAAGCTCGATGAGGTTCCGGCAGATCCGCGGGGCTGGCTCTACGGCGTCGCCCGGCGAGTACTGGCCAACCACGTACGGTCCCAGGGACGCACAGCGGCGGTCGTCGAGCGGCTGCAGACCGAGACCCGGTTCGCCCCGGACCAGTCCGGGATCGAGGACGCCATCGGCCGCCATGACGTGCTGGCCGCGCTGGCCGCGCTGCCCGAAGCCGACCGCGAGGTGCTGCTGCTGGCAGGCTGGTACGACCTCACCGGCGCCCAGGCCGCACAAGCACTCGGCTGCAGCCACGCGGCGTACGCCGTGCGCCTGCACCGCGCACGCCGGCGGCTGCGCGACATCCTCGGCACAGCGACCATCACCCGCGGCAGCTCCACCGCCACCCGCCCGGCATGGGAGGCCCACTCGTGAACGACGACCTGCGATCCGTACGCCAGACCCGGCCCACGCCCATCACCGGATGGGCCGACTCCGCCGAAGGCCGGGCGGTCCTGGACACCATCCTTGCCCGGACCCGCACCGAGATCTCCGGGCACAAGGCCAAGCCTCGCCACCGCCGGCTCGTCGCCATCGCGGCCGGTTTCGTGTTGGCCGCCGGTGCCGGTGGTGTCGCGGTGGCCAACGGGCTGCCGTTCTCCGACAGCGACCCCAGCGGCGGCATGTGCGCGCGCACCCTGTCGGCCGAAGCCGACCTGTCCCAGCCGGTCGGCAAGTTCGACCCCGCCAACCCGGCCAAGGCATGCGCGGACAGCTGGCAGCAGATGTGGCCCGACACCCCGAAACCGGCCGGCTTCGTCGCCTGCCACCACCCCGGAGCCACCGCCGGCGGCTCGGTGATCTACCCCGCCGCTAAGGACGCCGACCCCGCCACCGCCTGCGCCTCCATCGGCAGCAAACCGATCACCTAGGCGGCTGACCCATCAGGAAGATCCCGGTCCGAGCGGGCCGGAAGCGGGAGAAGCCACGGTACGACCGCTGAGCCCACGGATCACCAAGCGAGAAGGAACCCTCTGATGCGCCCGCACACCCAAGTACTCGTCGCCGTGACCGGAGCCACGATGCTGGCCCTGACCGGTTGCGGCTCGTCAACCGGTTCGACGACCGCGACCGGCCAAGCGCCCGCCGCCGTCACGAGACAGGCCACTTCCACCACCCCGACCAGCGACCCCGGCGACGGCAAGCCCGCCGCCACCCCGACCAGCGACCCCGGCGACGGCAAGCCCGCCGCCACCCCGACCAGCGACCCGGGCGACGGTGGTTGCCCGGCTCCGGCGGCCACTCTCGAAAAGCTGATGAAGCTGGATGCCGGCCACCGGATCGACAAGTCCAGCATCAAGTGTTCCCAGGGCTGGGCCGTCGCCGGCGTCATCACTGCCGACAAGTCCCAGCAGGGTGACGGGAAGTTCCTGTTCGAGTTCGCCAACTCCACCGGCAGGTGGACGGTCAAGGGCGAGGGCAGTTCGTTCGACTGCGCCACGCAGGGCATCCCGAGGAGCACCGGCTTCTGCGGCTGAGAGGGAAATCGCGGCCGGCGAGGCCGCTGGCGGAAGCTGCCAGCGAGGCCGCTGGCGGAAGCGGCCAGGCCGGCCGCTGGTGGAAGCAGCCAGCGAGGCCGCTGGAAGAAGCGGCCAGCCCGGGCAGCCCACGGCAGGTGATCAGGCGACGGCGGCCGTCAGCGTCAGGACGAAGGTCGCTCCCGGAACGGGCCGGTCTGCCACCTCCAGGGTGCCGCCAAGCCGGACGGCCAGTTCGCGGGCGAGCGACAGCCCGAGGCCCGTCCCGCCCGCGTGGCGGTCCCGTGCGGCGTCCAGCCGGGTGAACCGGTCGAAGATCCGCTCGCGGTCGGCCGGTGGGATGCCCGGCCCGTCGTCAGCGACCTCGACGCGCAGCCGCACGTGTCCGGGGCCGGCCGGCGAGGCGTCGACACGGATCTCGACGCGTTTCCCGGCGTGGCGGACGGCGTTGTCGAGCAGGTTGCGCACTATCCGTTCGAACGGCGAACGGGCCAGCCGTACCCGGATCGGGGGGTGCTCCCGGCAGGTCGTGGTGAGGCCGTCACGGGTGAGGGTCTCCGCGGCCATCCGGGTCAGCACGGCCACGACGTCGACGTCGGTCTCCGGATGCGCGGGTGCCGTGTCCGCGTCCAGGCGCGCCAGCAGCAGCAGGTCGTCGGCCAGGCCGGTGAGCCGTTGCGCCTGCGCCACCGCGGTCGCCGCGGTCGCCGGCCAGTCGGTGCGGTCCGGGTATGCCTGGGCGACCTCCAGGCCGGCCCGCAGGATCGCCAGCGGGCTGCGCAGCTCATGGGCGGCGTCGGAGACCATCCGGCGTTGCGCCTCGTCGGCCCGCTGCAGCCGGTCCAGCATGGCGTTGATGGTGACCGCCAGCGCCGCGATCTCGTCGCCGGTGGGCGGCACCGTGACCCGGTCGGCCAGACTGCTGGCGGTGACCGCCGCGGTGCGGGCCCGGATGGCCTCGACCGGGCGCAGTGCCCGGCGGGTGGCCAGCCAGGCGTTGAGGGCCACCAACCCCACCGCCGGGGGGATGGCGGCCAGGAGGATCCACTCGACCGTCGCGGTCGCCCGACCGGCCGCCAGCGGGGTGACGAAGACATAGATGGCGAACGTGGTGCCGGGCGTGCGGCGCAGCTGCTGTTCGTAGTCGCCGAAGTCGACCGGGTTCACCTGGACCCGGACGCCGGTGACCGGCTCGCCGTCGAGCTCGTGGTCGCCCGCCGGGTTCGCCAGCCGTACCGTGGGGAAGACCTGCGGGACGTCCATGGTGATATCGATGGGGAGCGGTTCCGCGGCCGGCATGACAGCGCGCCCGCCGGTCTCGTACGGGCCCAGGTCGGGGCTCGCGGTCAGCACCCGTCCGGCGGTGTCGACCACCTCGAAGGTCACGTCCGGGTAGAAGGCGGGCTGCAGCCCCGTCGCGCCGTCGATGGCCGAGACGGCCAGGCCCATGGCGTTGACCTGCCGGATGGCACTGTGCCGCCCGGCTTCCCACTGCTGCTGACCGACCAGATGGCGGACCCACCATCCGCCGCTGACCAGTATCACGGCCGCCGCCGCGGCGGCGGCGAGCGCGGACTGTGCCCGCACCGACCGCAGGCCGCGTACCCACCGGCGTCCGGCCGGCAGCCGGTCGCTCATGCCCCGGTCCGGTCGTCGACGAGCTGGTAGCCGACGCCCCGGACGGTGCGCAGGCTGCTCCGGCCGAACGGCAGATCGACCTTGCGACGGAGCCGGCCGACGCGCACCTCGACCAGGTTGGGGTCGTCCACGTCGCCGGACCACACCTGGCGCAGCATCTCGGACTTGGTCACCGGCTCGCCCGCACGATGCGCGAGCAGGTCCAGGATCGCGAACTCGCGCGGCGTCAGGGGGACCGGCACGGTACCGCGATGGCAGCTCCGGGTGGCCCGGTCCAGCACGAGATCGCCGACGGTCAGCAGCACCGGGACGGCGGCCGGGCCCCGGCGCACCAGTGCCCGCAGCCGGGCGACCAGCACCGGGTAGGAGAAGGGTTTGCTCAGGAAGTCGTCGGCGCCGGTGTCCAGGGCCTCGATCTGGTCGTAGTCGCCGTCCTTGGCGGTCAGCACGAGGATCGGCGTGCGGATCCCCTCGCGGCGCAGCGTCGCGCACACCCGGTAGCCGTTGAGTCCCGGCAGCATCAGGTCGAGCACGATGCCCGCGTAGTCCTCGAAGCGGGCCAGTTCCAGCGCGCTCACCCCGTCGCCGGCGACGTCAACGGCGTACCCCTCAGCGGTCAGCCCCCGCTGGAGGATGGTCGCCAGTTCGGGTTCGTCCTCGATCACCAACACGCGCATGGGGTGCAGCTTCGCATAGCCCGTGATCGTTTCCTGATCGGTTCGTCAGGTCGGGTCAGGTGACGGTCAGCCGGGCCGGTGCAGGGTCTCGCCATGATCACCCTCACCCGGGATGTCGTCCCGGTGTCTGTCGCCACCCCCGTACGCCGTACCGGCGGGGTGCTCGCCTGGTCCTTCGCGGCGGCGCTGGCCGTGACGTACGCGCTGCTGTCGGTGCTCGACCACGAGCGGCTCCGTACCACCGGATTCGATCTGGGGATCTTCGAACAGGCGGTCCGCTCGTACGCCGAGGGCGGTCCCGGGCTGGTACCGCTCAAGGGACCGGGCTTCCCGCAGCTCGGCGACCATTTCTCGCCCGTGCTGGTGGTGCTGGCGCCGCTGTACCGGGTCTTTCCCTCACCGCTGACGCTGCTGGTGGTCCAGGCACTGTCGCTGGCGGTCGCGGTCGTACCGATCATGTCGCTCGCCCACCGGCGTCTGGGCGGGTTCGCCGCGATGGTCGCGGGAGCCGGGTACGGCCTGTCCTGGGGAATCGCGTCGACGGTCGGCTTCGACTTCCACGAGGTGTGCTTCGCGGTGCCACTGCTGGCGTTCAGCCTTACCGCGGTCGCGGACCGGCGCCCGCGGGCAGCCGCCCTGTGGGCGATGCCCTTGCTGCTGGTCAAGGAGGACCTGGGGTTGACCGTGGCGGTCATCGGGCTGCTCGTCGCGGCCGGCGGGTCCCGCCGTCTGGGCGGCGGACTCGCGGCCGGCGGGATCCTGGGCACGGCTCTGGCGATGGGTGTCGTCGTTCCGGCCCTCAACCCGGACGACGGCTACGCCTACACGGCGACGGTCGGTTCCGGGCTGCCGGACGCGGTGTCCGGAGTCAAGCTGCTGACCGTGCTCGCCCTGCTGGCGCCGACCGCCGGTCTCGCCCTCCGATCGCCACTGGCGTGGGCCGCCGTGCCGACGCTGCTCTGGCGCTTCGCCTCCGGCAATCAGAACTACTGGGGCACCGGCTACCACTACAGCGCCGTCCTCATGCCCGTCATGATGCTGGCGTTTGTCGACGGGATGACTCGCTGGCGGATCGCTGGCGGGCGCGTCCGCTCCCGGCTGGCTTCCGCCGCGTTGCCGGCGAGCCTCGCCGTCACCCTGATCCTGCTCCCCCACTACCCGTTGGCGCGGCTCGCCTCGGCACAGCTCTGGCACCGGGATCCTCGCGACGCCGCCGCGCACCGGGTCCTCGACCTCGTTCCGGACGGCGCCACGGTGGCCGCCGCCAACCGGCTGGCCCCGCAGCTGACCAGCCGGGCGACGGTCACGCTGTTCGGCTTCGACTACCCCGACCCGGCTCCGGAGTTCATCGTCGTCGACACCCGGACCGTGGACTTCCCCCTCCAGCCCGGCAGCCAGCGCCGCAGGATCGACACCGCGCTGGGCAGCGGTTACCTACGCGTGGCCAACGACGACGGATTCCTGCTGCTGAGGCGCCCCTGAGAGGCCGGCGGGACCCGCCGCTCGATGACCGGCGACCGGCCACCGACTCGTGGTGGGTGCGGACCGCGTACCGAAAAGCGCGAAGCGCACAAGCGACCCGCAAGCGAGAAACCAACCGCACCGACCGACCCGAGGGCGAAGCCCGGGTGTCGAACCCGGAAGCGGGCAGACTCACCGCAACCATCGCACCGTGGGGTTTCCGGGGGCTCGGCCCCCGGAGCGGACAAGACAAGGGGCCCCGGTCCGCGCGTTCCGCGGACACAGAGCCCCTGCCACTTGTGGGCGATACTGGGATCGAACCAGTGACCTCTTCCGTGTCAAGGAAGCGCGCTCCCGCTGCGCCAATCGCCCGCGAACTGTGCCGTTTCCACGGCAAAGCGAGGTGGAGACGGGATTTGAACCCGTGTACACGGCTTTGCAGGCCGTTGCCTCGCCTCTCGGCCACTCCACCGAGCAGACCGGTGCCCAGTGGAACCGGCAACAGCCTCTCCGAGCGGAAGACGGGATTCGAACCCGCGACCCTCACCTTGGCAAGGTGATGCGCTACCACTGCGCCACTTCCGCGTTCGCCGCCCGGTTTCCCCGGCGACGGATGAAACATTAGCCGAGCCCCCGGCCGGATGCCAAAGCGGGTCCCGCATCTCGCGATCCGCGACACCCGGGCATCCGGACAAATCACCAAAAGAGCAGGTCAGAGGCATCAGCCACGAGCCGGCCGCTCGGATCCGGACGGGTGATCCGTGGTCCGGCTCAGATCAACACCGGTTTCCGGTACGCCCGGAGCACGGTCCCGCCCCGCGCCTCAGTGCGCGTCACCCAGCAGGCGGCGTACCTCGGCGACCAGCTCCGCCTGGAACGCCGCCACGCTGCCGTCCACCACGCCGATCCGGTAGTCCGAACCGGTCTCCGGGTCGTCGGCGAGCTGCGTGTCACGTTTCCCGGCCGAGCCGTCGGCGTGGCCGGCGGTGTACGCCAGGAATGCTTCTTCCATCATCGGGGTCTCCTCGAACACGCGCGACAATCTCGCATGACTACGGATGGCGGGGGGCCATCCGTTCGATCGGTCCGCACCGGTGAGACGTCCGTCCGAATCCGGCCGCGGGTCCGGCGGCAACGAGGCGCCCGGCCGGAACCCGCCGCCGTTCAGTTGATCGAGGCCGGCGCGGCGATCGAGCCGGCGGCCGGCGGGACGGGACCACGGCGGACACGATCAGCCGCAGACGCGCGGGACGAGACGACGGCGGACACGATCAGCCGCAGACGGGCGGGACGGGACGACGGCGGGCACGATCAGCCGGAGACGGGCGGGACGGGACGGCGGCGGGCCGGGCGGGGGCCGCGGTTCCACCACAGGGAGAGGCCGGCGCCGGTGACCACCAGCAGGGCGCCGGCCAGGACGAACCAGAAGCTGATCTCGACGTTCTCCCGGTGCAGGCCGATGGCCTTGGGCAGGTCGCCGAGCACGCCGTTGAGCTCGTCGGCGTCCTGGGCCGTGAAGTACCGGCCGCCGGTGAGGTCGGCGACCTGGGTGAGCGCGACTTCGTCGATCTCCTGGACCCGGCCGCGCCCGCCGCCGGGGAAGCCGCCACCGCCGGGGAAGCCGCTGCCGCCGGGGAAGCCGCTGCCGCCCAGGAACGAGTCGCCGCTGACCTGGTCGGCGGTGCACACCATCGGGGACGGTTCGGTGGTGCCGAAGCCGATGGTGAAGATCCGGACCCGGCGGGCCGCCGCCTGCCCGGCCGCGGTGACCGGGTCGACGCCGGTGGTGTTCGAGCCGTCGGTGAGCACCACGATGGTGTCCGGCTGGTAGTCGCCCACCGCGCCCGGCGCGGCCGGACCGGACACGGAGCCGTCCAGGTCGGCGCCGGTCGCGGCGACGTCCGGGTTCCGTTCGGCGATCGCGTCGATGGACGTGAGGATGGCCTGGCCGATGGCGGTGCCGCGGGCGGTCCTCAGGGTGTCGATCGCGTCGAGCAGCCGGTCCTTGTCGGTGGTCGGGGTGACCAGCAGGCCGGCGATGCCGGAGAAGGCGACCAGCCCGATCTTGGTGCCGTCGCCCTGTGACCTGACGAACCGGCGGGCCGCGTCGGTCGCCGCGGCCAGCCGGTTGGGCCGCACGTCGGTGCTGCACATCGAGCCGGAGACGTCGATGGCCAGCAGGATCGAGGTGTTGTTGGCCGGCACCGCGACCCGGGCCTGCGGCCGGGCCACGCCGACGGCCAGCGCCAGCAGGCCGGCCAGGAAGAGGTGGACCGGGATCCGGCGCTGCCAGGCGGACCGGCCGGGCAGCGCGGCCCGGATCAGCGCCACGCTGGAGACGGTCACCGCGGTGCGCTTCCGGCGCCGGTTCAGCCACCAGCGGGCGACCGGCAGCAGCGGGACGACCAGCAGGGCCGTCAGCGCCCACGGCCAGTGGAACGACATCACACGATCCTTCCGTGCCAGCGGGAGCCGAGCAGGCCGCCGAGCGCGAGCAGCAGCAGCGCGGCCCCGGCGAACGGCCCGGTCAGCTCCAGCGGCTCCCGCTTCGTGGTCAGGCGCAGATCGATCGACTCGGTGGTGTCGCGGAGCGTGCCCGGGTCGCCGGCCGCGTGGTACGACCCACCGGTGACCTGGGCGATCGCCGTCAGCGTGCGCTCGTCCAGCGCGGTGTTCAGCTGGTAGCCGTCGACCTTCACCGGCGCGCCCCGGGCGGTGCCGACGCCGACCGTCTGGATCCGCACCCCGGCCGCCGCGGCCAGCTCGGCGGCGGCCTGGACGTCCGGTCCGCCGGTGTTCTCCCCGTCGGAGAAGACCACGATGGTGGCCGACGGCCAGTAGCCGAGCGCGCTGGTGTCCGGGACCGAGCCGTTCGCCGGCAGGCTCACCGGTTTGCCGGTGATGGTGCCCAGGCCGACCAGGATGGCCTGGCCGAGCGACGTGCCGCCGCTGGGCCGCACCCGGCCGATGGCGGCCACCGCGGCGGCGTGGTCGCCGGTCGGCGCCTGGGTGAGCAGCGCGGTGTCGCCGAAGACCAGCACCCCGACGTCCACCGAGCCGGGTTGCCGCTCGACGAACCGGGTCGCCGCGGCCTGCGCGGCGGCCAGCCGGGTCGGGGTGACGTCGGTGGCGGCCATGCTGTTCGAGATGTCGAAGGCCAGCAGCACGGTGCCGGCCACCCGCGGCACGGCGACCTCTGCCTGCGGCCGGGCCAGCCCGACCAGGAGGATGGGCAGGGCGGCGAGCAGCAGCGCGTACGGTAGATGGCGCCGCGGGCCCCCGCCGGCCGGCGTGCCGAAACCGGCGGATCGCCAGGCGGCGGAGCGGCGGCGTTGCAGCGCGACGTAACCGGCGATCGCGCCGCCGGTCACCACTACCGCGACGAGCAGGACGACCGGATAGCGGAAGCTCATCGGCGCACCTGCCCGGCGGTGCGCACCATCCGCACCAGGGCGGAGAGCAGGTCCTGGTCGGTGGTGATCCGGTGAGCGGCCACCCCGGCCCGGCGCATGACGGCGGCCAGCTCGGTCTCCCGGGCGTCGACCTCCCCGGCCAGCCGGCCGCGCAGCAGCGGGTCGCTGGTGTCGACGAGCAGTTGCTCGCCGGTCTCGGCATCCTCGACCAGGATCAGCCCGAGGTCGGGCAGGTCGAGTTCGGCCGGGTCGACGATCCGGACGACCACCACCTCGTGCCGGTGGGTGAGCCTGCCGAGCGGGCGGTCCCAGCCCGGGTCGCCGATGAAGTCGGAGATCAGGAAGAGCAGGCTGCGCCGGCTGGCTGTGGTCTTCGCCGCCAGGTTGAGCATGGCGGTTAGATCGGTACCGGCGGCCGGCGTTCCGGACCTCTTCGGCTTCGCCGCCGGGGAGGGCTTGAGCAGCTCGTGGGCGATGCGCAGGATCTGGTCGCGGCCGGTGCGCGGCGGGATCACCCGCTGCGCGGCGTTGTCGAAGAGGATGGCGCCCACCCGGTTGCCGCCCTGTGAGACGAGCCGCGCGAGGCTGACCGCCAGCTCGGTGGCGACCGAGTCCTTCCCCTCGTGGGCGCCGAACCGCATCGAGGCCGACCTGTCCACCACCAGCCAGGCGGTGAACTCGCGGTCCTCGGTGTACTGCCTGACGAACGGCTCGTCCAGCCGGGCGGTGACGTTCCAGTCGATGTGCCTGACGTCGTCCTCGGCGGTGTAGGTGCGCAGGTCGGTGAAGTCGACCCCGGCACCGTGCCAGATCGTGCGGTAGGCGCCCTGCAGCCGCCCGTCGAGCCGGCGGCCGAGCCGCCACTCCAGGCGCCGCAGCAGCCGCTCGGGAGGGCTGCCCATGGGTCAGCGGCCCCGGCCGGTGGGCTCCGGGAACGGCAGGTTCGCCAGGATCTTGGCGAGGATCAGGTCGGCGGTGACGTCGTCGGAGAGCGCCTCGTAGGACAGCACCATCCGGTGCCGCATCACGTCCAGGGCCAGGTCGGAGAGATCCTCGGGGATCACGTACTCCCGGCCGCGGAGGTAGGCCAGGGCGCGGGCGGCGAGCACCAGGCTGATCGAGGAGCGCGGGCTGGCGCCGAACGTGACGTAGCGGGCCAGGTCGCCGAGCCCGACCCGGGCCGGGTCGCGGGAGGCGTTGGCGAGCTGCACCGCGTACTCGATCAGGGACGGGTCGACGTACACCTGATCGGTGGCCTGCTGGAGGCCGACC
This window of the Actinoplanes oblitus genome carries:
- a CDS encoding DUF58 domain-containing protein, translating into MGSPPERLLRRLEWRLGRRLDGRLQGAYRTIWHGAGVDFTDLRTYTAEDDVRHIDWNVTARLDEPFVRQYTEDREFTAWLVVDRSASMRFGAHEGKDSVATELAVSLARLVSQGGNRVGAILFDNAAQRVIPPRTGRDQILRIAHELLKPSPAAKPKRSGTPAAGTDLTAMLNLAAKTTASRRSLLFLISDFIGDPGWDRPLGRLTHRHEVVVVRIVDPAELDLPDLGLILVEDAETGEQLLVDTSDPLLRGRLAGEVDARETELAAVMRRAGVAAHRITTDQDLLSALVRMVRTAGQVRR